The Dehalobacter sp. DCM sequence TGCCGGCGGAAAAGTAGAGGTGGAATAAATTGATACTTGAGACCCTGAGAGATGCCTGGAAAGTTTCGAGCATTCGAAAAAAAATAGCTTTCACCCTGCTCATGCTTTTGGTATTCCGAATTGGATCCCATATTCCAATTCCGTTTATGGACCGGGATTTACTCCAAAATATGATGGGCAGCGGTGGATTATTTGACTTCTTCAATACATTCTCCGGCGGTTCCCTCAAACGTTTTTCTGTTTTTGCCTTAAGCATCATGCCGTATATTACGGCTTCAATCATTATCACTCTATTGACAGTGGTTGTTCCTTATTTGGAGAGACTGTCTAAAGAAGGCGAACAGGGACGAAAGAAAATTGCTCAGTTGACACGTTATGCGACGGTCGTGCTCGGATTTATCAATGGATTTGGTCTCACCATCGGCTTAAGAAATGCGCTGACGATTCCTCAAGAAAACCTGCGTTACCCTATTTACATTATGGTTGCGCTGGTACTGACTGCAGGAACGGCGTTCTTGATGTGGCTGGGTGAACAAATCACCGAAAAGGGCATCGGCAATGGTATTTCGTTGATCATCTTCTGCGGTATCGTCGCTGGGATACCTGACGTCGTTAAAAATATGGTTAGCCTTTTAAAGGTTGGCGAATTAAACTGGTTTGCGGTATTGGGGCTTGCGATTATTGCAGCTGCCATTATCGCTGGTGTTATTTTCATCCAGGAAGGGCAAAGACGCATCCCGGTCCAATATGCCAAACGCGTGGTCGGGAGAAAAGTCTATGGCGGACAGAGTTCGCATATCCCGTTGAAAGTCAATCAGGCCGGCGTCATTCCGATTATCTTCGGTGTATCGCTGGTAGCCTTTCCGGCGACGATCGCAACGTGGTTCCCAAGTGA is a genomic window containing:
- the secY gene encoding preprotein translocase subunit SecY, with the protein product MILETLRDAWKVSSIRKKIAFTLLMLLVFRIGSHIPIPFMDRDLLQNMMGSGGLFDFFNTFSGGSLKRFSVFALSIMPYITASIIITLLTVVVPYLERLSKEGEQGRKKIAQLTRYATVVLGFINGFGLTIGLRNALTIPQENLRYPIYIMVALVLTAGTAFLMWLGEQITEKGIGNGISLIIFCGIVAGIPDVVKNMVSLLKVGELNWFAVLGLAIIAAAIIAGVIFIQEGQRRIPVQYAKRVVGRKVYGGQSSHIPLKVNQAGVIPIIFGVSLVAFPATIATWFPSDSGFATFANKWMTMNGELTSIPYLVVYALLIIFFTFFYTGITFNPIDVADNLKKYGGFIPGIRPGRPTSDYLFKIMNKITLAGGIFLAIIAVIPSLIMGFTNITNIYLGGTSLLIVVSVALDTMKQMENQLLQRHYQGFLK